The Parambassis ranga chromosome 1, fParRan2.1, whole genome shotgun sequence genome includes a region encoding these proteins:
- the rnf11a gene encoding RING finger protein 11a: MGNCLFSQGADDLSLLNESEGGSLPGEPPPPYEGRTQSVPVYHPNPGESRLASQLTEEEQIRIAQRIGLIQHLPRGIFDPGSDPSDMKVKECVICMMDFEYGDPIRFLPCLHIYHVDCIDPWLMRSFTCPSCMEPVDAALLSTYETN; the protein is encoded by the exons ATGGGGAACTGTCTGTTTTCACAAGGTGCGGATGACCTGTCACTGCTGAACGAGTCTGAGGGGGGCAGTCTGCCCGGAGAGCCCCCACCGCCCTACGAG GGCCGCACCCAGTCAGTGCCTGTGTACCATCCCAACCCAGGTGAGAGTCGTCTGGCCAGccagctgacagaggaggagcagatccGCATCGCACAGCGCATTGGGCTCATCCAGCACCTCCCCAGAGGCATCTTCGACCCAGGCTCTGACCCGTCTGATATGAAAGTTAAAGA ATGTGTGATCTGCATGATGGATTTTGAGTATGGTGATCCCATCCGGTTCTTGCCCTGCCTTCACATCTACCACGTGGACTGCATTGATCCCTGGCTGATGCGCTCCTTCACCTGCCCCTCCTGCATGGAGCCGGTAGATGCAGCCCTGCTCTCCACTTACGAAACCAACTGA